In the Candidatus Rhabdochlamydia sp. T3358 genome, CAGGGAAACTGTCTTCTCCATGCTCCTTATACTCTTGGATCCACGCGTAAAGGGTAGATTTGGCTACACCTAAATCATGAGCGATTTCGCTCATAGACTTACTGCTTTCTCGACTTAGCTTTACAGTGTTTATTTTAAACTCACGGTTATATTTTTCTTGATTTTTCATAGACCCTTATTTTTCTTAAGCTATTATTATTTGCTGTCTATGTTCTTTATGTCTAGGTAATGGTAGCAAGATCATTTTCCCCTATAAAAAACGCTGACCTGGCAAAGAAAGGCCTTGTTTCCCTTGATGAGGTAGGAATTAAAGCAATAGATGCAAAAACCCTTGTAGTTACTTTAGAAAGACCCACACCTTACTTTTGTGAACTGCTTTGTTTTTGTGTTTTCTCTCCTGTAAGCATTGAAAATGACCGGAAGAATCCTAATTGGGCCTATGGCACAGGCCCTAACTTTTTAACTAACGGTCTTTATCTCTTAGAAAAATGGGATCATAAAAAGCAAATCATTGCTAAACGTAATCCTAGCTATCGAAAAGCGGAAGCTCTGCATCCAAATAAAATCGTTTTTAATGTTGTTCAAAATGACCAAACAACCCTGCAAATGTTCGAAGATAATTTAATTGATATGATTGGAGGCACACTAAATGCTATCCCTTTAGAAGCAATTCCTGCTTTAGAAAAAAACTGGGAGCTTTCTCGTAAAGAATGCCCTACTACTAGAATTATTACCTTCAATACCGATAAAGTTCCCTTTAATCATCCTAAAATCCGTAAAGCCTTTGCTTTAGCAATTAATCGTCAGGAATTGATCGGAGCATCGGGAAATTGTGTTAAAAAAAGAATCC is a window encoding:
- a CDS encoding transposase; amino-acid sequence: MKNQEKYNREFKINTVKLSRESSKSMSEIAHDLGVAKSTLYAWIQEYKEHGEDSFP